The Trichocoleus desertorum ATA4-8-CV12 genome contains a region encoding:
- a CDS encoding DUF1257 domain-containing protein: protein MSHFSTLRSKLTDAELLKASLADLGLVAKVDADVRGTCGQKVRADIVVALEGDYDIGWARNQQGSFDLIADLWGVAKNHNLANLMSSINQKYAINKTLAEVKQPGLQNANVNLMVQQSVA, encoded by the coding sequence CCGCAGCAAGCTCACGGATGCTGAACTACTCAAAGCCTCTCTCGCAGACTTAGGCCTGGTTGCCAAGGTAGATGCAGATGTCCGGGGCACTTGTGGTCAAAAAGTTCGGGCTGACATTGTAGTAGCTCTTGAGGGCGATTACGACATAGGTTGGGCACGTAATCAACAGGGATCTTTTGACTTAATTGCTGATCTTTGGGGTGTCGCCAAAAATCACAACTTGGCCAATTTAATGAGCAGTATTAATCAGAAATATGCCATCAACAAAACATTGGCAGAAGTAAAGCAGCCCGGATTGCAAAATGCCAATGTGAATTTAATGGTACAGCAATCGGTTGCCTAA